The following proteins are co-located in the Gloeocapsa sp. PCC 7428 genome:
- a CDS encoding ABC transporter permease, which produces MLKSKRTSDTDSQFTTQTNQKKQRSKLRNNVKEFAINAGWWILSIGLFIGIWELLTLMGLVNTLILPPPHQFLAEIGNQQQFLTPRIGVERTGANFVALTAIAATLKRVLIGISLGFVAALVFGCLASYFNIFGKLTLPVITLLAPIAPVAWIPLAILAFGIGDSAAIFVVFVGIFFILTLGTINSINKVEQIYINTARVLGANRSQVMRHIIIPAIIPDLFVILRMNLFGAWMAVLAAEMVGVNTGLGAIVMVGRQMFNARLMFLGMAMIGIVGYLLDTGFAQIQKRVLWWKSNAQI; this is translated from the coding sequence ATGTTGAAATCAAAACGTACTTCAGATACTGATAGTCAATTTACAACACAAACTAACCAAAAAAAACAGCGTTCTAAACTGCGAAATAATGTAAAAGAATTTGCGATCAATGCTGGCTGGTGGATTCTTTCTATTGGTTTATTTATTGGCATTTGGGAACTGTTAACACTAATGGGGTTAGTCAATACATTGATCTTGCCACCGCCGCATCAATTTTTAGCAGAAATTGGCAATCAACAACAGTTTTTAACACCAAGAATCGGAGTAGAACGCACAGGCGCTAATTTTGTTGCATTAACTGCGATCGCCGCCACGCTCAAACGCGTACTCATTGGAATTTCGCTAGGTTTTGTTGCTGCACTTGTCTTTGGTTGTTTAGCGTCTTACTTCAATATCTTCGGTAAGCTTACTTTACCAGTCATTACCTTACTTGCTCCAATTGCACCGGTTGCTTGGATTCCCTTAGCAATTCTGGCGTTTGGCATTGGTGACAGCGCGGCGATTTTTGTTGTGTTTGTGGGTATTTTCTTTATTCTGACGCTGGGTACGATTAATAGCATTAATAAAGTCGAGCAAATTTACATCAACACGGCGCGGGTACTCGGTGCAAATCGCAGCCAGGTAATGCGTCACATCATCATTCCGGCGATTATTCCAGATTTATTTGTCATTCTGCGGATGAACTTATTTGGTGCATGGATGGCGGTACTAGCCGCAGAAATGGTAGGAGTCAACACCGGATTAGGTGCGATCGTCATGGTAGGGCGACAGATGTTTAATGCGCGCTTGATGTTTTTGGGTATGGCAATGATTGGGATTGTGGGATACCTGCTAGACACCGGATTTGCTCAAATTCAAAAGCGCGTGCTGTGGTGGAAGAGTAACGCTCAAATTTAA
- a CDS encoding ABC transporter substrate-binding protein, producing MLSIRPNRRRFLGMGIAAAIAPILLNACSNNQTSTSGNRTIRFSHGSGLCNLPLFYASEKQLFEKYGFSGTTALTPFNADIAAQLATGQVEMAVIPFTNAIAAYTQGASFQVVAGSGIEGLIVVAKPEFKSFQDLKGRKIGTFQADTLDIIVYDYLQRENMSYSDVEMVYFGDSTEVLNAYLAGQVDAISSIEPYATKAKTSTNGNVLGDGTDIYGAGYPDCVVAARNELIQNEPEVVKNVIRTFFEAQYLIENNFEEAAQTTIDKYYKTDIASLLQAAQAQPPGVDIRNKRDFMYSRAESMMALNYINQKPDNNFVNFSLLEQVIQESPELWQRVRVKTEAA from the coding sequence ATGCTTAGTATTCGCCCCAATCGCCGCCGCTTCTTAGGAATGGGAATAGCAGCAGCGATCGCCCCAATCTTACTCAATGCGTGCAGCAACAATCAAACAAGCACTTCAGGCAATCGCACCATCAGATTTTCGCACGGCAGCGGACTTTGCAACTTACCCTTGTTCTACGCTTCAGAAAAACAACTATTCGAGAAATACGGTTTTAGTGGCACAACCGCTTTAACTCCTTTTAACGCAGATATTGCCGCGCAGTTAGCTACAGGGCAAGTCGAAATGGCAGTCATTCCATTTACAAATGCGATCGCCGCCTACACTCAAGGCGCATCTTTTCAAGTTGTTGCCGGAAGTGGCATTGAAGGGCTAATAGTCGTCGCCAAGCCAGAATTCAAAAGTTTCCAAGACCTCAAAGGTAGAAAAATCGGTACCTTTCAAGCCGATACTTTAGACATCATTGTATACGACTATCTGCAACGCGAAAACATGAGCTACAGCGATGTAGAAATGGTTTACTTTGGCGATTCCACCGAAGTTCTCAACGCTTACTTAGCTGGGCAGGTTGATGCCATTAGTAGCATTGAACCTTACGCCACCAAAGCCAAAACTTCAACAAATGGTAACGTACTCGGAGACGGAACCGATATCTATGGCGCTGGATATCCCGATTGCGTAGTAGCAGCACGAAATGAACTGATTCAAAACGAACCAGAAGTTGTGAAAAACGTCATCCGTACTTTTTTTGAAGCGCAATATTTAATCGAAAATAACTTTGAAGAAGCAGCACAAACAACAATCGATAAATACTACAAAACAGATATAGCAAGTCTACTGCAAGCAGCACAAGCACAACCCCCAGGAGTCGATATTCGTAACAAACGTGATTTTATGTATTCGCGTGCAGAAAGTATGATGGCGTTGAACTACATCAATCAAAAACCTGACAACAATTTTGTCAATTTTTCTTTACTAGAGCAAGTCATTCAAGAAAGCCCAGAGTTGTGGCAACGCGTGCGCGTAAAAACAGAAGCAGCGTAG